The Cloacibacterium sp. TD35 region ATAGAAAATTCTACATCATCTTTTATCACTTCATATTTTGGCAAAACAGGAAAAGATGAAAGTCGGGTAACTTTTACGATGCTTCCGCTTAAATGAATTGCATTCTTACTTAAAAATGTGAAATTAGGTGCATTAAAATCATAATTCACAAAAGCATTCTGTGTAAGCCCAAGAAAGTAAGGTTTCGCTTTTTGATTTCCAGATTTTTCAATGAGCCAAAGTCCGTATTTATTTTTGGCGAGAGCAAACTGATTTTGTTTAGAAAGATATTGAAATTCAGGTAAATCGCTTATAAAATCTTTAAAAATAGTTTGATATTCTGGAGAATCAATGAATTGTTTTTCTTTTTCTGTTTCTTTATTGAAAAAATCTAAATTTCCTTCAAAATTACTTTTGTTTTCAACGGTTTTATATTGAATATGTTTCGGGAAATTCTGTAAAATATCTTCTTTTGTAGGCTCTGTGTATTGCTTTTTGGGCTTTTCTTTGCCCACTTTTACAATCTGAAAACAATTTTCTTCAATAGATTTTTGATTGAAAGTTTCTGGTTTTTTGTCGCAAGAAAAAAGCGCAACCAAGAATAAAAAATTTAAAAATTTCATAGCTAAATTTTTAGATATTAAATTTAAGACTTATTTTTGAATTAGATTATGATTCTAAACACAATTTTTACCAATCAGAGAACTGGAAATCACATTCAGAACATTGTTTCACGTACAGATTTCCAGAGAGATTTTGACCGAATTATCTTTTCTTCGGCATTCAGAAGATTACAAAATAAAACTCAGGTTTTCCCGCTTCCAGGAAGTGTTTTCGTGCACAATCGTCTCACGCATTCGCTAGAAGTTTCTTCTGTGGGAAGAAGTTTGGGGAGTCTTGCTGGTAAATTTATCGTTCAAAATTTTGAAAACGAACTCACCGAAGATTCTAAAAATTTCTATCTCTATAATCTCAATAATGTGATTGCAGCGGCTTGTCTTTGTCATGACATTGGTAATCCTGCATTCGGACATTCTGGTGAAGATGCAATTGCTAGTTTTTTTGAAAAGAATGAATCAGAATTAAAGCCAAAATTTACTGAAAAAGAATGGGCAGATTTGGTGAATTTCGAAGGAAATACCAATGCCATCAGAATTCTTACGCACAAACAAACGGGTAAAGACGAAGGCGGAACTCAGCTAACATATACTACTTTAGCAAGTATCGCCAAATATCCTTGCGAAGCGATTGCTAAGAAAAAAGGTCACGTTAATCGCAAGAAATTTGGGTTTTTCCAAAGTGAAAAACAGACTTTTCTAAATATTGCGAATGCTACCAAAATGATGGTGGAAAGCGAAGAACCTACAGTTTTTAAACGTCATCCTTTCGTCTGGTTGGTAGAAGCTGCAGACGATATTTGTTATAACATTATCGACATGGAAGATGCACACAGATTAGGAATTATTTCTACTTCTGACTGCGAAAATCTTTTCATGGATTTGATAAAGTCTGTCAACGAAAAAGACGCCAAAAGAAGTGCAGAGAAATTGCTTTTATTTTCGAATAAAAACGAAAGAATTTCTTATTTGAGAGCCAAAGTGATTAATGCACTCATCAATAAATTTACAGAATTATATCAACTACATTTTTCTGAAATTATAGACGGAACTTTAAATAAAGCTTTGCTAGATATTTTTAAATCTGAGAGTATATCTTTTCAAGAAGTGGAACGTTTTTCTATCGAAAAAATATATGGTCACAGAAGTGTGGTAGAAATAGAAAACGCTGGTTATAACGTAATGTATGAGCTTTTGAACCATTTTATTCCGCCAATTATTAAAGAAAAATCAGAGCGTAAAGGTTTTGAGAAAAAAGCATTACAATTGATTCCTTCACAATTTATCTATGAAGATGGAACGGTTTATGAGAAAGTTCTCGGAGTTCTAGATTTCGTTTCTGGAATGACGGACAATTTCGCAACAGATTTGTATAGAAAAATTAAAGGAATAGATATAGGAATGACGATGTAATTTTGCAAGAGCCAATTAAAAAGAGCCTTAAAATAAGTGTTAATAATGAATTCTCCTAGTTTTACAAATTAGCGATTTCATGACTTTACCACTTTAAGGCTTCACGACTTCACGAGTTTATAAAAATTTCGTAACTTTAAAGAACATTTCAAGACTTATTAGAAAATTTTTAAAAACAATAAACTATGGAAGTATTAGGCGTTTTAGTCTTTTTGGGACTCGTTATTTTATTCGCTTCTTTTTTCACTGTAAAACAAGAAACAGCGGCAATTGTAGAGCGTTTTGGTAAATTTCAATCGGTTAGACAATCTGGTCTTCATCTTAAAATTCCTTTTGTAGATCAAATTGCAAAAAGAATGAATCTTAGAATTCAGCAGTTAGATGTAATGATTGATACCAAAACTTTGGATAATGTTTTCCTTAAAATGAAAGTTTCTGTGCAGTATCAAGTGATTAGAAATCAAGTTGGTGATGCTTATTATCGTTTAGAAAATCCACAAGATCAAATTACATCATATGTTTTTGACGTAGTAAGAGCCGAAGTTCCGAAACTGAAATTAGATGATGTTTTCGTGAAAAAAGATGATATCGCAATTGCAGTTAAAGGTGAGTTGCAAGAAGCGATGCAATCTTATGGTTATGATATCATTAAAGCATTGGTGACAGATATTGACCCAGATGAACAAGTGAAACATGCCATGAACAGAATTAATGCTGCTGAACGTGAAAAAACAGCTGCAGAATATGAATCTGAAGCACAAAGAATTAGAATTGTAGCCGTTGCAAAAGCAGAAGCAGAATCTAAAAAATTACAAGGTCAAGGTATTGCAGATCAGCGTAGAGAAATTGCAAAAGGTTTAGAAGAATCAGTAAGAATGCTGAATAATGTGAATATCGGTTCTCAAGAAGCATCTGCGTTAATCGTAGTGACACAGCATTATGATACGCTACATTCTGTAGGTGCTAATAACAGAAGTAATTTGGTTCTATTGCCTAATTCTCCTACTGCTGCAAGTAATATGCTTAACGATATGATGGTAGCTATGACTGCGGCAAATAAATTAGAACAAGCAGATCAAGGTAAAATGCCACCTCCACCAAAACAACATACTCATTAATCATAAAAAAATCCCGAGAAATTCTCGGGATTTTTTGTTTAAAATATATTAATTGTTCGTTTCAATATTCTTAGGATTCAACTTACTATTTTTCTTTCCGTAGAAGAAATAAATTCCTAATCCTATGATAAACCATAATCCGAACCAAAACCAGTTATTATGTGTCATTCCTGTTAATAAATACAGACAAGAAGTTAACCCTAATAATGGTATTAGAGAAAGGTTTTTGAGATAAGCCAATACTACTAAAGCTAAATTAATAATCAAGAAAATGATGATAGAAAGCCTAAATTCACCTTCATGCTCATCTGTAATGTTCCATAAATTATGGAAAAATTCTGGCTGCCAAAAATAGAAGCCTACTAATCCACCGATAAATAATATAGGGAAAATATATTTAGCATTGATGTAAGGCAAGTGAAATCTACCTTTTAATTTTTCTTTTTGAGGCATCAATAAAATTCCTCCATTCACCAATACAAATGCGAAAATAGTACCGATACTGGTAAAATCTAAAATAAATGTTTTATCAGTAAATAAAATAGGTAAGCCAACAGCAACTCCAGTGATAATGGTAGCGAAACTTGGTGTTTTGTATTTTGGGTGAATTTCTGCAAATTTTTTCGGCATTAATCCGTCTCTACTCATACTCATCCAAATTCTTGGCTGTCCCATTTGGAAAACCAATAAAACGGTAGTAATCGCTACAATGGCAGTAACAGAAACCACAAATTCCATCCAAGGAATATTGGCATTTTGAGGAGCGAAAATAAAAGATAATGGATCACCAATCCCTTCAAATTTTCTATAATCTACAATTCCTGTTAAAACTAAAGTGAGTACAATATAGATTGCTGTACTCAAAACCAAAGAAATAATCATTCCTTTTGGTAAGGTTTTTTCAGGATTTTTAGTTTCTTCTGAAAGTACGCTCAAGGCGTCAAAACCTATGTAAGCAAAGAAAACTCCTGCTACAGCACTCATTACTCCTGTAAAACCATTGGGCATAAAAGATTTCACACCTTCATTGTTCGTAGGAACCCAATTTTCTGAATTGAGATAAAAAACACCTACAGCAATAATTAAAAATATTACAGCTAATTTTAAGATTACC contains the following coding sequences:
- the dgt gene encoding dGTP triphosphohydrolase, with product MILNTIFTNQRTGNHIQNIVSRTDFQRDFDRIIFSSAFRRLQNKTQVFPLPGSVFVHNRLTHSLEVSSVGRSLGSLAGKFIVQNFENELTEDSKNFYLYNLNNVIAAACLCHDIGNPAFGHSGEDAIASFFEKNESELKPKFTEKEWADLVNFEGNTNAIRILTHKQTGKDEGGTQLTYTTLASIAKYPCEAIAKKKGHVNRKKFGFFQSEKQTFLNIANATKMMVESEEPTVFKRHPFVWLVEAADDICYNIIDMEDAHRLGIISTSDCENLFMDLIKSVNEKDAKRSAEKLLLFSNKNERISYLRAKVINALINKFTELYQLHFSEIIDGTLNKALLDIFKSESISFQEVERFSIEKIYGHRSVVEIENAGYNVMYELLNHFIPPIIKEKSERKGFEKKALQLIPSQFIYEDGTVYEKVLGVLDFVSGMTDNFATDLYRKIKGIDIGMTM
- a CDS encoding SPFH domain-containing protein translates to MEVLGVLVFLGLVILFASFFTVKQETAAIVERFGKFQSVRQSGLHLKIPFVDQIAKRMNLRIQQLDVMIDTKTLDNVFLKMKVSVQYQVIRNQVGDAYYRLENPQDQITSYVFDVVRAEVPKLKLDDVFVKKDDIAIAVKGELQEAMQSYGYDIIKALVTDIDPDEQVKHAMNRINAAEREKTAAEYESEAQRIRIVAVAKAEAESKKLQGQGIADQRREIAKGLEESVRMLNNVNIGSQEASALIVVTQHYDTLHSVGANNRSNLVLLPNSPTAASNMLNDMMVAMTAANKLEQADQGKMPPPPKQHTH
- a CDS encoding APC family permease, which encodes MNQLFRRKHYTGKEHKSELIRALGTWDIVFFGLAAIIGAGSFSSLGEAIFRGGPGVISLYIICAVACAFTAMSYAEFASRIPTAGSAYTYAYASFGELIAWIIGWALIMEYSFGNIYVAFSWSDYFTSFVERLGFGIPDYLTTSYTEAKKAFMAGSQNQELVNAWKSAPIIAGVKFIVDIPALIINALITWLVYIGIKESRNFNNLLVILKLAVIFLIIAVGVFYLNSENWVPTNNEGVKSFMPNGFTGVMSAVAGVFFAYIGFDALSVLSEETKNPEKTLPKGMIISLVLSTAIYIVLTLVLTGIVDYRKFEGIGDPLSFIFAPQNANIPWMEFVVSVTAIVAITTVLLVFQMGQPRIWMSMSRDGLMPKKFAEIHPKYKTPSFATIITGVAVGLPILFTDKTFILDFTSIGTIFAFVLVNGGILLMPQKEKLKGRFHLPYINAKYIFPILFIGGLVGFYFWQPEFFHNLWNITDEHEGEFRLSIIIFLIINLALVVLAYLKNLSLIPLLGLTSCLYLLTGMTHNNWFWFGLWFIIGLGIYFFYGKKNSKLNPKNIETNN